CTAATATCCACCATGTGATTTCAAGAATTGAGAGTATGGGGGATCAGACTATTACAGTAGCTTAGAAACCCCAGACCGAAACACAACTGTAATACTACTTCATACTGTACTTGGCTTGTAATGATGCAGCTTTCATGTAGCCTGACTGCTGCGGGTCTTTGTTTACACATTGACCCCAATACGCCGCTGAGAGGGAGGAGTAACAGCACAATGACCACAACCAGGCTGGCAGCAGGGCAGAAGAACACTGCTCATTGGTTGTTAGCTTAATTGGCTGGCTCACTGGCTGGCTTGCTGGCTGACTGGATGGCTGGGATAATTGGCTGACTGGTGGACTGGATGGCTGGGatcactggctgactggctggctgactcccTCGTGGGGTTGTAGTAAACGTATCATGCTATGTGGGAGGTATAGAGGTCACAGGAGGAAATGGAAGTGGCCATGGTGGTCTCACCGCAATTACTGTAATAACAACAATAGAATGGGGGACATTTCACAAgtgccagtctgtctgtcagtcacaaTTCTGACCAGGATAGTTAGTGTATACTGGGCTATTACTGTTCATTTTCCCTCTGTGTTCACATACTGATGTAGTTTCTATTAAAATGAAGGAGCGAGGCTCTTTATTAATTGATTCACATTATTGTGCTACATACTTTTCTTAAAGTGCTTTGGAAATAGAGGCACTTAACCCCCAACTTCCTCATGTCTGCTCCCTTTTCATTATGGAAGACGGgaccgtgtcccaaatggcaccctgttccgtatatagtgcactatttttgaccagaaccctatgagccctggtcaaaagtagtgcactatttagggaatagggcgcGGTTTGGGAAGAGGGCAGACTGTTTATACAGTATGGAAACACTGAGACACTCAGCAGGAGgactcgtctctctgtctctcttttctaaACATTGACAACAGAAAAAGGCAAGTGTTTGGCTCCTCAAGCTGCAACAGTTCTGCTTCTTTCCGTTTGCACACAAAGGAGAAGTTTGACCAGAAAATGAGTGAATGAATGGGAGCTGTGCAGGAGGGAGCGAAGGAGAGGATTAAAGGCCTCGTTGTGctctgtgtcacacacacacacacacacacacacgcacactcgcaCTTACACTCACACACTGTGTGCTTTGTGTTGTGTTGCAGCTGAGCTAGGGGACTACAGTCAGGACGAGAACTTGCCCGGCTACCTCTCCGAATACTCTTTCATCCCCAACGCACCACAAGACTTTGAGAAAGAGATTGCCAAACAGCATCAGCAACACAAGTAAGAAGCAATCTCTCAACTGATATTGCGTGAGTGTGTGGATACATTGGTGTAAAATGGGAAATACACAGAAAATATCAAATAACTTGTAGATTAAACAGGGATGAACTCTGCTCATTCACTGCAGCTGAGGCGGCTCAGACTTTGTGCCCAGGTCAGAACAAGGGCTGTCATTGTTTATCTTCTCGCGTAGATGGTAGGGTGGCCTACTCTGCTCTCTGAATGGCCTGTGTGGAGCCAACtaaagtgtctctctctccctatctcgcACTCTCACTCTTTTTCCTTTCAGGGGACTGCCTCCTGCCCAGTCAGAGTTCAATTATCTAAACACAGCACGGACGCTAGAGCTCTATGGAGTCGAATTGCACTCTGCGAGGGTAAGTGTTCAGGTGTGAAATGGAGTGATGCATGCATACTATGCTCCCCAATCAACCTCTGTTAAGTAGAGCCCATCCATAGGGAGTCAGAAAGCTGGGCACCTTACAATCCTCCTTgtccctctttcccctcctccgTTACAGGATCAAAGCAACACAGAGATTTTAATCGGAGTGATGTCAACTGGGATTGTCGTCTATAAGAACAGGGTACAAATCAACTGCTTTCCATGGTGAGTCAAATAAGTTGAGTATGTTTCCACATTCAGCCACATTCTCCATATAGGGGAGCCATTGGATGAGACACACAGAACCTAAGGAGTATTATAaattgggtggttcgagccctgaacgctgattggctgacagctgtggtatatcagaccgtttACCATGGGtatgataaaacatttatttgtactgctctaattacgttggtaaccagtttataatagcaataaggcacctcgggggtttgtggtataaagccaatataccacggctaagggctgttttcaggcactccgcgttgcatcgtgactaagaacagcccttagccgtggtatattggccttattgcttaagtaacaAACAGTAGTAGCAAACATAGCATGAAAGCGGTTATGGATGAATAGCGTTTATGATGCTCTGCTACTTTTCATGGCCCAGATTCAGCCATAACTTACTCTAGCTCTACTGTAATGTGACAACATGAGCCCTCTCCCCACTGTTTGATCTTGCCCTACTCCCTTTGATGGTACAGTACAGTGAGAGTTTATCTTCATGAAAAGAGACTTCTGCAGAAATGAGTAATAGTGTAATTGTGTCAGGTTGCGACAGTGCGGTCTATATTTAGATTCTCTCTCTGAGTCATGCTTTAAGGAACCAGGGAAATAGGCCAGCAGGCACAATGGAACTTTAGAACACCTGAAAATGATTTGTTTCTGATTGAAGAACGGAGGGGATTCTTATGGATGATAACATGGGTGGAAAGGGGAGTATGTATTCTATAAGCTTATCCAGTGGCTTCAGAATACTGGATAAGGTCTCTATTATGTAGGAAATAAATGAGAGATTCCTTCCTATGGGTGGTAAAAgcttctttttctttctttcaggCTACAGATTGTAAAGATCTCGTTTAAATGTAGACAGTTTTTTATTCAACTCCGAAGAGAGTTGGTAAGTATGTCCTGGTTTCAACTGTGATTTACATCCCTACTATTCTGCCCTACcgagcaaaaaggcagtaactgctcatttggttgatgtcatttttgctacattaaatacatgcttaatcatgtggacaagtatcctgcctctattgtactgtgttttggagaaaatggggttcatgttagcagtaactgcgtaaagttactgtgaaaccgAGGTAAATAAAAGCCATTTCTCTCAGTTCCACGCTATGAGCAGTTACCGCCtttctgcttggtagggcagtattgTGCGAGCTCaaattctctctcttctcttattCATATTGGAGAATACATAATGCACGTTGTGTGTGCGCTAGGCTGGTCATATGAAACTAAATCTAAAAGGATTTGATCCCAACGAGGGCGTCTAGCAGTGGAAGACACACAAAAACACCTGGTTGAATAATGCAAGCCAAGGAGACCTTTGAAAGCAGTTGTACTGTACTTGATATCTAGATTAAATGATGTCATGCGCTATAATTCATGTATCCGAGTAGAGAAGTATTACAGAGCACACCATAGCGTCTGGCCTAGACGAAGCCATCTCATGGCCGCTATGCAATGCGAAGGGTGATTTCTTCCTCTGTATCCGTGTTCTTTTAGCTAGATCTGTGTGACATCAGTTGATCATGTGTGATAATCACACACACCTACTGTACCATGCTTCATGCTGTACTGTACACCTAAGTGTTCTGAGCCCACCACtaacctctcgctctctctctctctcacgctctctctctcgccctctctctcttgccctcaccctctctttctctctctcgccctccctctctctccctccctctccagaaTGAGAGCCGTGAGGCGCTGTTAGCCTTTAACATGGTGAACTACCGAGCCTGTAAGAACCTATGGAAGGCCTGTGTAGAGCACCACACCTTCTTCAGACTGGACCGACCCTTACCACCACAGAAGAACTTCTTTGCACATGTCTTCCAACTGGGCTCCAAGTACCGCTACTGGTGAGTGGGCCTGGGGAATGTGtcactgtgtcccaaatggcaccctattccttataaagtgcactactttagaccaggccctggtcaaacggAGTGTaccatgtagggaatatggtgccattttgaAGTGCATAGTCTCTGGTGACGTTAGCCTTTAGCCGATTTGGTCCTTGGTGCTGAGGTTGCATATTAAGATGTGTTTTGAGAGAGAGTCAGTGATCAAGTTGGGATCACAGCAGGCAGAACTGGCTGTAATGATGGCGTTTCAACCAGCTTTTCCCGCTAAGATTATGTTTGTTTGTCAATGTTTACATGAGTCTTGTGAGCGATAGTGTGTGTAACTGTATAGCTGCTGCCTGAAGGTGTCTAAACCTCACCAGGGAaaacagtacactcttagaaaaagggttctGCGGTTGTCCccattgaagaaccctttttggttccaggtagaatgctTTTTGGAACCTTTTGGGGGTTTCATGTAGaactctttccacagagggttctacatgaaacccccaaaaggttctacctagaaccaaaaggggttcttcaaagggttctcctatggggaaagccgaagaacccttttttggttctagatagcacctttttttctaagagtgtaggctaCACATTACCTAATCCTTTCAATTTCCCCTGACTCACTCAGTTCAGATCCAGTCCTCCCTAATTGGTGTTGCCATCAGGATAATACCATCATAATTTTGCTGAAGCATATTTACATTTTTGTACCAATCACGACGGTGCCATTTGACCCATTGTGCCGCGTATCACAGAAATCGTGTGGGCTGGTTTGCATAACACAGGAATATGTTTACTGTGACTCCTACAACTGCCAGTAGAGACCCAAAGCTCCAGTCCTCTCAGCTTTCCCAATGCCATGTCACGACATATGAGTGACTGACAAATAATGTGACAGAGTAAAGAGAGCTGTGGTTTCACACACTGGGGCGTGTCCCTCTTAATACGTCCTGCTGGCTCACTACACACATTTATAAAATGTCTAAAAAGTAGGTAGTGCAACACTGGTTTGGTCCCCTCTTATTCCAGGAAATGAAAGTGTGAGGGCAGAGGTTGGTGGTGAGTGTTTTCCATTAAATGTTAAAAAGATCGTGTTTCTGTGTTATATGCAGTGGTAGGACAGAGGTGCAGTCTGTCCAGTACGGCAAGGAGAAGGGCATCAAGGACAGGGTGTTCGCCAGGTAAGACACATTCTGAAGCCCAAATGAAGTGACACTATTGCTTACTGATACTAAGAGAATGACGTCAGAAATGTGAGAACATGAAGAGACGGGGACGGAGGAATCTTACACTGAATAAGGAGCAAAAGTCTAATGAGTGGGAAACCGTTCTCATCCTGCTTAATTGAAATCTGATGAACATGTTACCTGCTGCAATCCAATCTAACAATAACAATTACCTCCATATCATCAACCCATCAGGTCTCCCAGTAAGCCCTTGGTGAGGAGGGTGATGGGTGGAGGGATGGACTGGGAGTCAGTCAGCCGGAACTCCAGAGCCTCTCTGTCTGACGACCGCCTGGAGACCCAGAGCCTGCCCACACGCTCCCCACCAGGCACCCCCAACCAGTGAGTAGCCCTAACCCGTAGTGTAAGCAAACAGTACATTCCTTAGTGTCAAATCCATGAGCGGGactgaacaagtgcacacttcgggGAGACGGAGGGTGAAGGAAATTGGGCTATAGATGTAACCTACTGTTGAGGAGGAGGAGCGATGTCAAGTAACTCTAAATAACTTTGGATGACAGTACACTCGGGTACCTTACAtggccctccctcctcctctctcctcttgtctcagCAGGAACTCCAAGTTTGCACAAGAGCGCCTGCGGCCGTCCTCCGTGGGACACCTGCTGGACCATGTGCTCTACTACGACCATGCCTCGCCCTGCCCGACCTTCACCAATCACAAGTCAGCCTCCTCAACCCAGGCCAACTCCATCAGCCTAGATTCTACCCCGTAAGTCTGTCTGCCACACACGCCCACGCACACACAGCCCTGAGTCATTTCAAACCAAAACATCAGAAAAAAGAAGAAACATGGACAccgctcttgatagtatcactgctctttaatttATACGCTTTAggtatcggcctcaaggcctcTGTCAGAGCGTTGAGGCCGATACCTAAAGcgtattaaagagcagtgatactatcaagagcggTGTCCATGTTTCGTCTTTTTTCTcatcttattcaactgttaccatgcacctgcaacaaagacCAGCTCAGATGTGCTTTTGAATTTTCAAACCAAAAGACCAGGCCATGAGCATCTCTTTCATCGAGACTTGATCGGGTTGAATGTCCTCATACCgtaaaaacacaaacacacacacacacacacacacaccgccctcTAATTTCTATGTCTTTACAAACCATTTGTTTTTATTATGTAAATACCCCGGGGCTGTAGCACCAAGCTCCGGCTGCCTGACGACTACAAAATAGGCCTCTTTCATGGCTGTCATTTAAGCGTCCATAATGAGGTTGGTGCTTGGCAGGCAGGCCGAAGCCAAAGAGCTGCAGCAGTAGGTTGGGGCTGCAGGCACATCACAATGGTGAATGCTTGTTATGTTAATAACACAGACAGAGTGGGCTGAACCATTGCAAATCTTCTTATAACATCAAGGAAATATGCCATTACCTCGTTTCTCTTTCACTCTTGTGAAGGATGGTGACACACAGACAGTATTCTCTGAAAGAGCAGAATTCTTTGAAGTGGTTTGGCGTGTTTGTTTCGACTTGGATCgggtttttttctctctctctctctctcttctctctctcgctcgcttgcTGTTTCCCTCTTTCTTTGGATAGGCACTTCCTCAGTGTACCTGTGCCTGTCGTTTTTGACCTTATCGCTCTCTGTGGTCCTCTGTGCATCTCTGTGACTCCTTTTGAGGAGTCCATAGCGCTAGGCGCTGTTTATTTTGGTGAGTGCTGTCCCAACCAGTTAACCTCCTCCAATGCAGCTCAGGGCTGCTCCGAGGCAGACAGCAGGCTAGACAACATGGATGCTCTCAAGCTGAGGGTAATATGCTGGTTGGACACACAGCGCCTCTCCCAAGGGGCTCGTAAGCTGCTCTAGTCCACAGGTTGAGGCTATAGCACTGAGCAATGATAGGAAATAAGGGGGAAGAGTTCCTATGAACTGAGAAAACTCTCTGCTCTGACTGAGCCCTGTAATGATTCAGTGTACACAGAAGATGATCATTGCCTTCTGAGAAATGGGGTCAGGTGAAAGGACCATATTCCATTGAGAAGTTAAGCTCTGGAACGTTACAGTTTCCACTGTGCAGTTAATGTTGAGTCAGAGAGCTCTCGACTAAGCGTGTGTGTTTCCAGGTTCACATATAACCCTCAAAAAGGGGGAAAGCACACGCAATAACACGCTTAATTTATGTATTTATTGACTTGTTCTCAATAAAACCAGCACTGGGTTGAGGTTTGAATATGTATTCTGTATTCGAATTTTGCCGCAAGGACTCATTTGGATTTGTCTGTGTCCAGGTCACCAGACTCGACCGTCGACGGCCAGCCGCCCGCTCTTCCCCCTAAGCAGACCAGGAGGCCTCTGTCCAGCCAGTCCCAGTCCCACTCTCAGCAGGAGTTGGACAACCACATCAATGAGCTGTACGACACGCCTCTGTCAGAAGACAAGACTATGGTAGGAGAGAGACCTCCGCGCGCACGGACGCACACTCGCGCGCACACGCTGTCATTTCGTTTGACTAAAACTTTGTTTTGTGCTCTGTGTTTCTTCTCACTCTCACAGCCCAATGGAGTGCTTCCTCATGACAATCTGGTGTTCATTAAAATGTGCCCCGACGAACAAGGACGATTTGGATTCAATGTGAAGGGTGGGCTGGACCAGAAGATGCCTGTGATCGTGTCCCGAGTGGCCCCGGGAACAGCGGTACGTGTCCTACTACCTGGGCCACCGTCACTGCCAAACCCCTGAATTTCTCAAATGACCTTCACATGTAATGAATAATGAAAAACACACTGTTCTCTTCTATTCTGTTTTAATGCCCTCCCCAGGCTGACCTGTGTATTCCCCGGCTGAACGAGGGAGACCAGGTGGTTCTGATTAACGGTCAGGACATCTCAGAGCACACCCACGACCAGGTGGTCATGTTCATCAAGGCCAGCTGTGAGGAGAGCGACTCAGGAGAGCTGAACCTGCTGGTCAGACCCAACggtgaggagagaacagaacagcccTCTAACAGGCCTTGTGGTCCTTTACGGTCGTTTATGATCCTTtgcggtcctctgtagctcagttggtagagcatgtcaacgccaggatagtgggtttaaTTCCCCGGACCacccatacatttaaaaaaaaaaatatgcacgcatgactgtaagtcactttggataaaatcTTCTGCAAAATGGCATGTATTATTATTCGATTTTTTTACAGCAGGGTTTGTTAAACCATAGCTTGCCTGTCCTTGAAACAAGAGGGAGTGAGGGACCATAGCTTGCCTGACCCTGAAACAAGAGGGAGTGAGGGACCATAGCTTGCCTGTCCCTGAAACAAGAGGGAGTGAGGGACCATAGCTTGCCTGTCCCTGAAACAAGAGCGAGTGAGGGACCATAGCTTGCCTGTCCCTGAAACAAGAGCGAGTGAGGGACCATAGCTTGCCTGTCCCTGAAACAAGAGCGAGTGAGGGACCATAGCTTTCCTGTCCTGTATTGGGTCAATACAGATCCACTATACTATAGGCATTGGTTtgattaaagctggaatcctttgCGGTGAAATGGCCACGTCCGTgtgggatattacaacaacaaggACATTACTTCAAACAACAAGCACTGTTTCATTCCCCCAGACATGGTTGCACGCGTGATAGAGCAGCAGTGTGTTCTACGATTGATTTTTTATTATGTTTCTGGATGCTCATCTCCTTTTcaaaaccaaaacaacaacaaatgtgccTGGGGCAGCCAGTGGCGCTGTCTCGCCTAATGCGGATCTCAGCTTTAAGGCAGAGCATCAGTCGGACAGTGTAATGATGTGGCTTTTTTAATGTGGCTGCTGCCTTTTTGCCGTTCCCTTTTCTCTGTTTTGCTGTCGTTGTTGCTTAGTTTGTCTGAGTGCCTGTCACCTGCGATGGATGTGCAATGTTCAATCACGCTGTCATCCTTCCTGTCGTTCCTCCAGCCATGTATGacctggtggaggaggagaagctGGAGGATGGAGATACGGAGTCTAACTACCAGTACTCCCCAGAGAGGGCTCCCCaggaccagccccaggaccagccccagCCAGACCACCACCCATCCTGCTGGAGAGACTCCATACTACAGCTGAAAGAAGGCTTGAGCACTGGGGCCGTACAGCAACAGTTTGATGTTAGTCCACATAtactacaaaatatatatatttttgtagttaacgttaggtttaaaatcaggtGTTATGACTTTGTCGGTGACTCCCCGCATACCTGCCTCCAATACATGAGTCATCCCAATAAGTGATTTAATTCATGAGggttgcaggtagcctagtggttagagcgacaaagtgaaaaatctgtcgatgtgccaatgagcaaggcacttaaccctaattgctccggGGTCGCCTTTGACAATGGCAGACCCTGGTCGTGACCTCACTCTCTGAGGGGTGTCTCAgagggagttgggatatgcaagaaAACACATCAAATAGGACAGATATAAACACCCACcaaattatattataattaaatgCCAACCTGCGAGTACTGGGTCCATACAGGCACAATTTGATCAAAGATTTTTGTAACTAACCCAAGATACAGCACAGCCTGTTTCCATTGGGAGCAAATTAAGCATAGTGGgtagaacaagcaaggaggtgggcaaagccaagcacgagctagtgagatcctattggtgcattttagcatgtatttgcataatTCCATtggggaacgcctactctgtgaagtgctcATGTGCAATAACTAAATAAgcctttgcactcctaaacaatgcactttttggaaacgttggcaaagggtaaagttcACAAACTTAGTCCTTTCTTTCCGTAAACATATTGTTGTTTTGGGAACAAAAAACTGTATGGAGATCATGCTTCTTCGATGAGAAAATCTACAGAATGTAGGCCCAGTTCCATCTCACTCCATATTCTGCCACTGCTGGCCACCAGGCTTCCTCTCCTCACCATATCTGGTGGGGAGTGGACATTTCAACTGGGTGCTTCAGATTTATACATCCAGTGTAACATCTGGCTCCTTGCTCTATCTGTGGTGTGATGTTAGTCCACTCATACTAACTATAGTAATATGCTTGTTGTTCACATGGGCCAAATAACTAGCGCTACCTCTGTGGCCCAATGGCCCCTGTGACTCTAAACTGCTCCAAGTCCACTTTGATGTTATTAAATGCAGTTGGTTATTCAACGTTTCCACTGGTTCTAGAATGTATTTCACATTGCACATGGCCAAGACTGATCAGATAGCATCTAAGTAATttaccagaaagagagagatggaagagagtaaaaaagagagatgaagggaaatattgaaagtCTATTGCTTCCTGTTATTGTTCCACACTGTCTGAAACATTTCCTGTTTGTGTTCCACTGATGGGTTATCCGTGAGAATGTGGTTTAGTGTAACGTAGAAACCAAGCTCATGTCAAGGCCAGGTCTGAACTTCAGTTaacttatgacaaatgttaaccATTGTTTTTTGTTGCGATGTTTCTCAGCAACTCTACCGGAAAAGGCCTGGATTGACAATGTCATGTGCCAAATTACCTCAGAACATTTCCAAAAATCGATATCGAGACATTTCACCATGTGAGTATACTGAACCATCAGAAGTGACATCTTCTGTTGCATATGCTGTACTTCCTCATACAATGATGTAAGTAAATGCCCTCTGTCTCACCTGCCTCCCCTTTCTGTCTCTTCCTGTATCTGCTGTCTCAGATGATGCAACCAGGGTTATTCTGAAGGGCGAGGATGGGGACTATATCAATGCAAATTACATCAATGTGAGGGCCTTCTCCCTTCTTCTTTTCTTGATACTCAACACTCTTTGATATATACGCCACAATCTTAGATTTTATTACCAAGACCGGACACCTTCCTTCGACCTAGGTAATGAATATCTCATACAGACAAAAACACCACCCGGAAAGAGACAGACTGACTTTGCTTGATAGATACTCACTTCTTAAAGTGTGTGTACATAGACTGAAACATGGATTATGCTTACATATATGAATTTGCCAATATGCAGCTATACATATGTGTATGTTTGCCAACCCATGCCATTCTCCTGACCCATAGATGGCGATCGCAGCGTCCAGTGCTGTAAACCGCTACATCGCGTGCCAGGGCCCGCTGCCCGCCACCTGCTCTGACTTCTGGAGGATGACTTGGGAACAGGGCTCCAACATGGTGGTCATGCTCACCACGCAGGTGGAGAGAGGACGGGTATGTCACGTCCCCAACCAGGGTTCGCTCTCTCCATTTCAGCCCCTTCCCAATGCTTTTGGTCTCGTTTTGTAATTTCTTGTGGTAACATATGAGGTGAAAATGAAAGACGTTTCCAATCCCCGCAAAGAAAATAGACAAACTATTCTTCCTCTTATCTCCAATGATCTTTTTGTTTCATTCCCAGGTGAAGTGTCATCAGTATTGGCCCAACTCTGGTGCCATCGCTACCCATGGGGACTTCCAGGTGTCCTGTGTGACAGAAGAAGGGAAATCAGCATTTCTGGTCAGAGAGATAACTCTCACACACCTGCAAGTAAGGACCATTTCTTGTAtcatctctcgtggacagactacGTAAACATCGAGCATCTGACCAAAATGACTTGAGATTTTATttctgggttaaccgagattaCTTCTTGCACTTGGTGAAAACTGTATGAAAAACGTATAAAAACATAATCATACATTTGATTGACTGATTATATTCAGAGTGAAGAGAGCAGGCCGCTGACTCAGATCCAGTACATGGCCTGGCCTGACCACGGTGTTCCAGACGACTACACTGACTTCCTGGACTTTGTCAGTCTGGTCCGCAGAAAGAGGGAGGGCAAGGAGGAGCCGGTGATAGTACACTGCAGGTAAGGCCTAGTTCAAACACAAAACACTGCATACACTAACAAGGAAGCTCTTATCCCCTCAACTAACATCTGTAAGCCATATCGCTGTTGATACAGCTTTGAAGTAGGTCTAAGGCATTTTACGCAACATCTTTGAAGAATATAAGCCTTTGTACATCTGCCTCATAGCCTGACTTAAAGAAAACAGGTTCCCTTTTTCTTCGAATCAGACGTTaagacactttacatgttgttgtAGCAACAGTGATTGATGACAGTGTAAGTTGAGGGAATGAGGGTTTGAATCCTCTTCTGTCATTGCTGCCCTCTTCAGCCTCATCTCACTCACCTcgtcctctgtgtctctgtgcagCGCTGGGATTGGTCGGACTGGGGTGCTCATCACCATGGAAACAGCCATGTGTTTGATTGAGTGCAATCAGCCTGTGTATCCGCTGGATATCGTGAGGACAATGAGAGACCAGAGGGCCATGATGATCCAGACCCCGGTAATCTGATCTGTGATGCATAGAAATGAGACTAAGAGAACAGCGGAGGCTCTTACCGcaatagacgggttggttgtttagcaacaaagcCGACACatgcgcaactatggggcaaaacagacggggttggcttagaCCAGGGGTCTCCAAACTGTTCTAGCATGAGAGCGACTTTTAAAAGAATTGACGCGAGCtacaatttttttaattttattataGCTTTCAAATTGGCACATTCTTCTCTACCATGCAACTCTTCCCCGGGTCCTTGGTGTACaagataaactcagcaaaaaa
The window above is part of the Salvelinus namaycush isolate Seneca chromosome 7, SaNama_1.0, whole genome shotgun sequence genome. Proteins encoded here:
- the LOC120051268 gene encoding tyrosine-protein phosphatase non-receptor type 4-like; the protein is MTSPSQLPAGSNYNDRASELAQDRQHTEVVCNVLLLDNTVQAFKVNKHDQGQVLLDIVFKHLELTERDYFGLQLANDSSDSQRWLDPTKPIRKQLKRGSPHSLNFRVKFFVTDPNKLQEEYTRYQYFLQIKQDILSGRLPCPYITAALLASYAVQSELGDYSQDENLPGYLSEYSFIPNAPQDFEKEIAKQHQQHKGLPPAQSEFNYLNTARTLELYGVELHSARDQSNTEILIGVMSTGIVVYKNRVQINCFPWLQIVKISFKCRQFFIQLRRELNESREALLAFNMVNYRACKNLWKACVEHHTFFRLDRPLPPQKNFFAHVFQLGSKYRYCGRTEVQSVQYGKEKGIKDRVFARSPSKPLVRRVMGGGMDWESVSRNSRASLSDDRLETQSLPTRSPPGTPNHRNSKFAQERLRPSSVGHLLDHVLYYDHASPCPTFTNHKSASSTQANSISLDSTPSPDSTVDGQPPALPPKQTRRPLSSQSQSHSQQELDNHINELYDTPLSEDKTMPNGVLPHDNLVFIKMCPDEQGRFGFNVKGGLDQKMPVIVSRVAPGTAADLCIPRLNEGDQVVLINGQDISEHTHDQVVMFIKASCEESDSGELNLLVRPNAMYDLVEEEKLEDGDTESNYQYSPERAPQDQPQDQPQPDHHPSCWRDSILQLKEGLSTGAVQQQFDQLYRKRPGLTMSCAKLPQNISKNRYRDISPYDATRVILKGEDGDYINANYINMAIAASSAVNRYIACQGPLPATCSDFWRMTWEQGSNMVVMLTTQVERGRVKCHQYWPNSGAIATHGDFQVSCVTEEGKSAFLVREITLTHLQSEESRPLTQIQYMAWPDHGVPDDYTDFLDFVSLVRRKREGKEEPVIVHCSAGIGRTGVLITMETAMCLIECNQPVYPLDIVRTMRDQRAMMIQTPSQYRFVCEAILKVYEEELVKPLTPTKPLTPVESLTPTKPLTPVESLTPTKPLTPVESLTPTKPLTPVESLKPTKPLTPVESLTPTKPLTPVESLTPTKPLTPVESLTPTKPLTTLEPLTPTKPEVETETESALDLLGLTD